The Lonchura striata isolate bLonStr1 chromosome 7, bLonStr1.mat, whole genome shotgun sequence genome window below encodes:
- the AIFM2 gene encoding ferroptosis suppressor protein 1, with amino-acid sequence MGSRLSLDGSVRVVVVGGGFGGTAAASLLKSWAVPFVLVDVRDAFHHNVAALRAAVESGFAKKTFISYSVTFGDNFRQGKVVAIDPGRQQVVLSDGEELHYSHLILATGSDGPFPGKFNQVIDMESAIQTYEDMVKEIEKSQRILVVGGGAAGVEMAAEIKTEYPGKEIILIHSKNALADVELLPSVRQVVKEILLRKGVQLLLSEKVSDIENLRPNQFQKDMVVRTEKGTEVVVDMVVLCTGIKINSSAYAAAFGDKMASNGALKVNKHLQLEGYENIYAIGDCADLKEPKMAYHAGLHANVVVTNIINSLTQKPLKTYEPGSLTFLLSMGRNDGVGQVNGYYVGRLLVTIAKSRDLFVSKSWRTMGQTMPS; translated from the exons ATGGGCTCCCGCCTGTCCCTGGACGGCTCCGTGCGAGTCGTGGTGGTCGGGGGCGGCTTCGGAGGGACGGCGGCCGCCAGCCTGCTCAAGTCCTGGGCCGTCCCCTTCGTGCTGGTGGACGTGAGAGATGCTTTCCACCACAACGTGGCCGCGCTCCGGGCCGCCGTGGAGAGCG GATTTGCCAAGAAGACTTTCATCTCCTACTCGGTCACctttggggacaacttcagacAAGGCAAGGTCGTGGCCATAGACCCTGGGAGGCAACAAGTTGTGCTCAGTGATGGTGAG GAGCTTCACTACTCCCATCTCATTCTTGCAACAGGCAGTGATGGGCCATTCCCTGGGAAGTTCAACCAAGTCATTGACATGGAAAGTGCCATCCAGACCTATGAAGACATGGTTAAAGAG ATTGAGAAATCTCAGCGCATCCTGGTAGTGGGAGGTGGTGCTGCTGGAGTGGAGATGGCTGCCGAGATCAAAACGGAGTACCCGGGCAAAGAG ATCATCCTCATTCACTCAAAAAATGCACTGGCTGATGTGGAGCTGCTACCCAGTGTCCGTCAGGTGGTGAAAGAGATTCTCCTCAGGAAAGGAGTCCAGCTTCTGTTAA GTGAAAAGGTCAGCGACATAGAAAACCTGAGGCCAAACCAGTTCCAGAAAGACATGGTAGTGAGGACAGAGAAGGGCACCGAGGTTGTTGTTGACATGGTGGTGCTGTGCACGGGGATAAAGATTAACTCTTCTGCATATGCTGCTGCATTTG GTGACAAAATGGCAAGTAATGGTGCTTTGAAAGTTAACAAGCACCTCCAGCTGGAAGGCTATGAGAACATCTATGCCATTGGGGACTGTGCAGATCTCAAAGAGCCCAAGATGGCCTACCATGCTGGGCTCCACGCCAACGTGGTGGTGACAAATATCATCAACAGCCTGACACAGAAGCCTCTCAAAACCTATGAGCCAG GGTCACTAACATTCCTGCTTTCCATGGGCAGGAATGATGGTGTAGGCCAGGTGAATGGTTACTATGTGGGACGTCTCCTGGTGACCATTGCCAAGAGCCGGGATCTGTTTGTCTCTAAGAGCTGGAGGACGATGGGACAGACAATGCCCTCCTGA
- the CHST3 gene encoding carbohydrate sulfotransferase 3 isoform X2 encodes MEIRRALPQDIRELLHCLKMKSKYAVLLVFIISLVIIEKENNFISRVSDKLKQSPQALAEANSTEVNPAPAKNGSLASLQELDAAFSQLRSHLYNITLQLAGDGDPGPRRHVLLMATTRTGSSFVGEFFNQQGSIFYLFEPLWHVEKTVTFLPGGASAVGSALVYRDVLKQLLLCDLYILENFISPVPEGHLTPFLFRRGSSHSLCEEPVCTPSTKKVFEKYYCKNRRCGPLNITLAAEACRRKQHVALKTVRIRQLEFLQPLVEDPRLDLRIIQLVRDPRAVLASRMVAFSGKYETWKKWASEGEAPLREEEVQRLRGNCESIRVSAELGLRRPGWLRGRYMLVRYEDVARAPLQKAREMFRFAGLPLTQQVEEWIGKNTQAPHDGNGVYSTCKNSSEQFDKWRFSMPFKLAQVVQDACAPAMQLFGYKLASSPAALANRSFSLLEEAQPAWVT; translated from the exons ATGGAGATCCGACGCGCTTTGCCCCAGGATATTCGGGAGCTGCTGCACTGCTTGAAGATGAAGAGCAAGTACGCCGTCCTGCTGGTCTTCATCATCAGCCTCGTCATCATCGAGAAGGAGAACAACTTCATCTCCAG GGTGTCGGACAAGCTGAAGCAGTCCCCACAGGCGCTGGCAGAGGCCAACAGCACGGAAGTCAACCCAGCGCCGGCCAAGAACGGCTCGCTGGCCTCGCTGCAGGAGCTGGACGCTGCGTTCTCCCAGCTGAGGTCTCACCTGTACAAcatcaccctgcagctggcaggTGACGGGGACCCCGGGCCACGGCGGCACGTTCTGCTGATGGCCACCACCCGCACTGGCTCCTCCTTCGTCGGGGAATTCTTCAACCAGCAGGGCAGCATTTTCTACCTCTTTGAGCCCCTCTGGCATGTCGAGAAGACAGTGACCTTCCTGCCTGGGGGAGCCAGCGCAGTGGGCTCAGCCTTGGTTTACCGAGATGTCCTcaagcagctgctcctctgcgACCTCTACATCTTGGAGAACTTCATCTCGCCAGTTCCCGAGGGCCACCTGACACCCTTCTTGTTTCGGCGGGGCTCCAGCCACTCGCTGTGTGAGGAGCCCGTCTGCACGCCCAGCACCAAGAAGGTCTTTGAGAAGTACTACTGCAAGAACCGCCGCTGCGGCCCCCTCAACATCACGCTGGCGGCCGAGGCGTGCCGGCGCAAGCAGCACGTGGCCCTGAAGACGGTGCGCATCCGGCAGCTGGAGTTCCTGCAGCCGCTGGTGGAAGACCCTCGGCTGGACCTGCGCATCATCCAGCTGGTGCGGGACCCCCGTGCCGTCCTGGCCTCACGCATGGTGGCCTTCTCCGGCAAGTACGAGACCTGGAAGAAGTGGGCGTCCGAAGGGGAGGCTCCGCTGCGCGAGGAGGAGgtgcagcggctgcggggcaaCTGCGAGAGCATCCGCGTGtcggcagagctggggctgcggcGGCCGGGCTGGCTGCGGGGCCGCTACATGCTGGTGCGCTACGAGGACGTGGCGCGGGCGCCGCTGCAGAAGGCGCGGGAGATGTTCCGATTTGCCGGGCTGCCCCTCACCCAGCAGGTGGAGGAGTGGATCGGCAAAAACACACAGGCTCCCCACGACGGCAACGGCGTCTACTCCACGTGCAAGAACTCCTCGGAGCAGTTCGACAAGTGGCGGTTCAGCATGCCCTTCAAGCTGGCGCAGGTGGTGCAGGATGCCTGCGCCCCGGCCATGCAGCTCTTCGGCTACAAGCTGGCCAGCAGCCCCGCGGCGCTGGCCAACCGCTCCTTCAGCCTGCTGGAGGAGGCGCAGCCTGCCTGGGTCACGTAA
- the CHST3 gene encoding carbohydrate sulfotransferase 3 isoform X1 translates to MLSLLLPTGRAGKALGQDTFPACRRDLCVFPMEIRRALPQDIRELLHCLKMKSKYAVLLVFIISLVIIEKENNFISRVSDKLKQSPQALAEANSTEVNPAPAKNGSLASLQELDAAFSQLRSHLYNITLQLAGDGDPGPRRHVLLMATTRTGSSFVGEFFNQQGSIFYLFEPLWHVEKTVTFLPGGASAVGSALVYRDVLKQLLLCDLYILENFISPVPEGHLTPFLFRRGSSHSLCEEPVCTPSTKKVFEKYYCKNRRCGPLNITLAAEACRRKQHVALKTVRIRQLEFLQPLVEDPRLDLRIIQLVRDPRAVLASRMVAFSGKYETWKKWASEGEAPLREEEVQRLRGNCESIRVSAELGLRRPGWLRGRYMLVRYEDVARAPLQKAREMFRFAGLPLTQQVEEWIGKNTQAPHDGNGVYSTCKNSSEQFDKWRFSMPFKLAQVVQDACAPAMQLFGYKLASSPAALANRSFSLLEEAQPAWVT, encoded by the exons ATGCTGAGCCTTCTTCTccccacaggcagggctggcaaggCCCTAGGCCAAGACACCTTCCCGGCGTGCAGGAGAGACCTGTGTGTGTTCCCCATGGAGATCCGACGCGCTTTGCCCCAGGATATTCGGGAGCTGCTGCACTGCTTGAAGATGAAGAGCAAGTACGCCGTCCTGCTGGTCTTCATCATCAGCCTCGTCATCATCGAGAAGGAGAACAACTTCATCTCCAG GGTGTCGGACAAGCTGAAGCAGTCCCCACAGGCGCTGGCAGAGGCCAACAGCACGGAAGTCAACCCAGCGCCGGCCAAGAACGGCTCGCTGGCCTCGCTGCAGGAGCTGGACGCTGCGTTCTCCCAGCTGAGGTCTCACCTGTACAAcatcaccctgcagctggcaggTGACGGGGACCCCGGGCCACGGCGGCACGTTCTGCTGATGGCCACCACCCGCACTGGCTCCTCCTTCGTCGGGGAATTCTTCAACCAGCAGGGCAGCATTTTCTACCTCTTTGAGCCCCTCTGGCATGTCGAGAAGACAGTGACCTTCCTGCCTGGGGGAGCCAGCGCAGTGGGCTCAGCCTTGGTTTACCGAGATGTCCTcaagcagctgctcctctgcgACCTCTACATCTTGGAGAACTTCATCTCGCCAGTTCCCGAGGGCCACCTGACACCCTTCTTGTTTCGGCGGGGCTCCAGCCACTCGCTGTGTGAGGAGCCCGTCTGCACGCCCAGCACCAAGAAGGTCTTTGAGAAGTACTACTGCAAGAACCGCCGCTGCGGCCCCCTCAACATCACGCTGGCGGCCGAGGCGTGCCGGCGCAAGCAGCACGTGGCCCTGAAGACGGTGCGCATCCGGCAGCTGGAGTTCCTGCAGCCGCTGGTGGAAGACCCTCGGCTGGACCTGCGCATCATCCAGCTGGTGCGGGACCCCCGTGCCGTCCTGGCCTCACGCATGGTGGCCTTCTCCGGCAAGTACGAGACCTGGAAGAAGTGGGCGTCCGAAGGGGAGGCTCCGCTGCGCGAGGAGGAGgtgcagcggctgcggggcaaCTGCGAGAGCATCCGCGTGtcggcagagctggggctgcggcGGCCGGGCTGGCTGCGGGGCCGCTACATGCTGGTGCGCTACGAGGACGTGGCGCGGGCGCCGCTGCAGAAGGCGCGGGAGATGTTCCGATTTGCCGGGCTGCCCCTCACCCAGCAGGTGGAGGAGTGGATCGGCAAAAACACACAGGCTCCCCACGACGGCAACGGCGTCTACTCCACGTGCAAGAACTCCTCGGAGCAGTTCGACAAGTGGCGGTTCAGCATGCCCTTCAAGCTGGCGCAGGTGGTGCAGGATGCCTGCGCCCCGGCCATGCAGCTCTTCGGCTACAAGCTGGCCAGCAGCCCCGCGGCGCTGGCCAACCGCTCCTTCAGCCTGCTGGAGGAGGCGCAGCCTGCCTGGGTCACGTAA